One window from the genome of Nicotiana tomentosiformis chromosome 5, ASM39032v3, whole genome shotgun sequence encodes:
- the LOC104095435 gene encoding RING-H2 finger protein ATL78-like — METTSTLFTQDQFLNFHYSRRLLVAATPQLAPSPAAGNSHDPTDLLLVNDIPIDTNVVPVLSVILCGLICSLFLNSIIKCAFKYSSLMLTDSSSNHRSTSTEKLANKGIKKKTLKTFPVITYTTGLEHPGIDDSECVICLSEFGVGEKIKVLPKCNHCFHVNCIDKWLNSHSSCPICRHCLIETCQKSVNGDSSVTTTAIPNSQVANNISSSSATVQEIIIRIEPLQREDVVSSN, encoded by the coding sequence TCAATTCTTGAACTTCCACTACTCAAGAAGATTACTTGTAGCAGCCACTCCACAATTGGCTCCGTCGCCGGCGGCCGGAAACAGCCACGACCCAACAGATTTACTACTAGTGAACGATATCCCCATTGATACAAATGTTGTGCCAGTCTTGTCTGTAATTTTATGTGGCTTGATTTGTTCACTTTTCTTGAACTCCATTATAAAGTGTGCATTTAAGTACTCTAGCCTAATGTTAACAGACTCATCCTCAAACCATAGAAGCACTTCTACAGAAAAGCTAGCCAATAAAGGAATCAAGAAGAAAACCCTCAAAACATTTCCAGTTATAACTTACACTACTGGATTGGAACATCCAGGAATTGATGACTCTGAGTGTGTAATTTGCTTATCAGAATTTGGAGTTGGAGAGAAAATTAAGGTTCTGCCTAAGTGCAACCATTGCTTCCACGTCAACTGTATTGATAAATGGCTGAATTCACACTCTTCTTGCCCTATTTGTAGGCATTGCCTTATTGAAACTTGTCAAAAAAGTGTGAATGGAGACAGTTCTGTTACTACAACTGCAATTCCAAATTCTCAGGTAGCTAACAATATCTCATCATCATCAGCAACAGTTCAAGAAATCATAATTAGGATTGAACCACTCCAACGTGAAGATGTGGTATCTAGCAATTAA